A single region of the Candidatus Sungiibacteriota bacterium genome encodes:
- the ychF gene encoding redox-regulated ATPase YchF: MSLKIGIVGLPNVGKSTLFNALTKKKVDISNYPFCTIEPNIGIVEVPDLRLEKLAEISHSQRIIPAVVEFVDIAGLVKGAAEGEGLGNKFLSHIREVDAIAEVVRVFKDKDIIHVANAVNPVSDIEVLEYELILKDLETTQNRLASLQKEVKAGEKRAAEELEHLQKVAEELKTGAIQHTNKLEFVGMLTNLGLLTAKPIVYVFNASEKQVQEKWEPDQKLKNKIGPASYAVISAKIEAELGELAEEEKKEYLKTLGRDESGLDQLIRVGYETLGLITFFTTGEDETRAWTIPKGSLAPRAGRAIHSDFEDKFIRAEVINWQKLVEADSWSRAKELGLLRLEGKEYVVQDGDVMEFKI, translated from the coding sequence ATGAGTCTTAAAATCGGCATAGTCGGTCTACCTAACGTTGGCAAGTCCACCCTTTTTAACGCTTTAACCAAGAAAAAAGTTGATATTTCTAATTACCCTTTTTGTACTATTGAGCCGAATATAGGGATTGTGGAAGTGCCTGATTTGCGTCTGGAAAAACTGGCTGAAATATCGCATTCCCAGCGGATTATACCAGCGGTGGTTGAATTTGTGGATATTGCGGGATTAGTAAAGGGCGCGGCTGAAGGTGAAGGACTGGGAAATAAGTTTTTATCACATATACGCGAGGTTGACGCGATTGCCGAGGTGGTACGCGTCTTTAAAGATAAGGATATTATCCATGTTGCCAATGCCGTAAATCCGGTTTCGGACATTGAAGTATTGGAATATGAACTAATCCTCAAGGATTTAGAAACCACCCAGAACCGCCTCGCATCATTACAAAAAGAGGTCAAGGCGGGGGAAAAAAGAGCGGCGGAAGAATTGGAGCATCTGCAAAAAGTTGCCGAAGAGCTCAAAACCGGCGCTATACAACATACCAACAAACTTGAGTTTGTTGGTATGTTGACGAATTTAGGGTTATTAACTGCAAAGCCGATTGTTTACGTCTTCAATGCGTCGGAGAAACAAGTACAAGAGAAGTGGGAGCCGGATCAAAAATTGAAAAACAAAATCGGCCCGGCATCATACGCGGTTATTTCTGCCAAGATTGAGGCGGAGCTTGGGGAATTAGCTGAGGAAGAGAAAAAAGAATACCTAAAAACCCTCGGGCGGGATGAGAGTGGACTGGATCAGTTGATCCGCGTTGGCTACGAGACATTGGGGCTCATCACTTTTTTTACAACCGGGGAGGATGAAACCCGCGCCTGGACTATTCCCAAAGGATCTCTAGCTCCGAGGGCAGGACGCGCTATTCACTCCGATTTTGAAGATAAATTTATCCGGGCCGAAGTAATTAATTGGCAAAAATTGGTTGAAGCCGACTCTTGGTCTCGCGCCAAAGAACTCGGCCTGCTCCGGCTAGAAGGAAAGGAATATGTCGTTCAGGATGGGGATGTGATGGAATTTAAAATTTGA
- a CDS encoding 30S ribosomal protein S6, translated as MEKNYELAYLFSSTIPEEDILTWTEKLSTIIGEAKGLVKNVETPKKRLLAYVVKKEKHAYFGWTTLTIAPEFLKTLDKKIRGMDKLLRYLVVEEVKAEVRHQTLRIVPPRPAAKHPRVIPREMPKTDEKLDLEALDKKLEEILGK; from the coding sequence ATGGAAAAAAACTATGAACTTGCCTATCTTTTTTCTTCTACTATTCCGGAGGAGGATATTTTGACGTGGACAGAAAAACTAAGTACTATTATTGGAGAAGCCAAGGGGCTGGTTAAAAACGTTGAAACCCCCAAAAAACGGCTCTTGGCTTATGTTGTTAAAAAAGAAAAGCACGCTTATTTTGGTTGGACTACCCTTACTATAGCGCCCGAATTTTTAAAGACGCTTGATAAGAAAATCCGAGGCATGGACAAACTTCTCCGTTATCTTGTGGTTGAAGAGGTAAAAGCGGAGGTTCGTCACCAAACGCTTCGAATTGTACCTCCACGTCCTGCTGCGAAACACCCACGCGTCATCCCAAGAGAGATGCCCAAGACTGATGAAAAACTGGATCTTGAGGCATTGGATAAAAAGCTGGAGGAAATTTTAGGGAAGTAG
- a CDS encoding single-stranded DNA-binding protein — protein MNLNKAFILGNLTRDPELRQTPSGQAVCSFGVATNRFYTDSTGQKQKQAEFHNVVAWGRQAEIVNQYLRKGSSVLVEGRLQTRNWQDQQGSKHWRTEIIAERIQLGPKNQGGPAPSTPEGQKQSEDTTPIIELPEEGEEIDVKDIPF, from the coding sequence ATGAATCTAAACAAAGCTTTCATCTTAGGCAACTTAACCCGCGATCCCGAGCTGCGCCAAACCCCTTCTGGACAAGCAGTTTGCAGTTTTGGCGTGGCTACGAACCGCTTTTATACCGACTCCACGGGCCAGAAACAAAAGCAAGCGGAATTTCACAACGTAGTTGCTTGGGGCCGGCAGGCAGAAATAGTTAATCAATATCTTCGTAAGGGTAGTTCTGTCTTGGTTGAGGGGAGACTTCAGACGCGAAATTGGCAGGACCAGCAGGGAAGTAAGCACTGGCGAACCGAAATTATCGCCGAGCGCATACAACTCGGCCCCAAAAATCAGGGTGGTCCAGCGCCCTCAACCCCTGAAGGGCAGAAACAGTCGGAAGACACAACGCCCATCATAGAGCTTCCGGAAGAAGGGGAAGAG